Proteins encoded by one window of Chrysemys picta bellii isolate R12L10 chromosome 10, ASM1138683v2, whole genome shotgun sequence:
- the KLHL25 gene encoding kelch-like protein 25 — protein sequence MSVSVHENRKSRTSTGSMNILLFHKTSHPDCVLSHLNTFRKRCVFTDVTLWAGNRSFPCHRAVLAASSSYFEAMFSNGLRESLDDEVNFHDSLHPEVLELLLDFAYSSQIIINEENAESLLEAGDMLQFHDVRDAAAEFLEKNLYPSNCLGMMLLSDVHQCRRLYELSWRMCLVNFETVHESEDFNNLSKDILLDLISSDELEIEDEEKVFRAIIQWVKYDLDKRKVHLPELLRNVRLALLPSKCLKEAMACEDLIMADERNKLIMDEAMHCKKKILQNDGVVTSPCARPRKAGHTLLILGGQTFMCDKIYQVDQKAKEIIPKADLPSPRKEFSACAIGCKVYVTGGRGSENGVSKDVWVYDTVHEEWSKAAPMLIARFGHGSAELENCLYVVGGHTAVAGVFPASPSVSLKQVEKYDPASNKWTMVAPLRDGVSNAAVVSARLKLFVFGGTSIHRDMVSKVQCYDPVVNRWAIKAECPQPWRYTAAAVLGSQIFIMGGDTEFTAASAYRFDCETDQWTRIGDMTAKRMSCHALASGNKLYVVGGYFGTQRCKTLDCYDPTSDTWNCITTVPYSLIPTAFVSTWKHLPA from the coding sequence ATGTCGGTCAGCGTCCACGAGAACCGTAAATCCCGAACGAGCACCGGCTCTATGAACATCTTGCTTTTCCACAAAACCTCCCACCCAGACTGCGTCCTGTCCCATCTCAACACCTTCCGGAAGCGCTGCGTGTTCACTGACGTCACCCTCTGGGCCGGGAACAGGTCCTTCCCCTGCCATCGTGCTGTGCTGGCTGCCTCCAGTAGCTATTTCGAGGCCATGTTCAGCAACGGCCTGCGGGAGAGCCTGGACGATGAGGTGAATTTCCATGATAGCCTCCACCCAGaggtgctggagctgctgctggacttcGCGTACTCCTCCCAGATCATCATCAATGAGGAGAACGCAGAGTCCCTGCTGGAGGCTGGGGACATGCTGCAGTTCCACGACGTCCGAGACGCAGCGGCCGAGTTCCTCGAGAAGAACCTCTACCCTTCCAACTGCCTGGGCATGATGCTGCTCTCGGACGTTCATCAGTGCCGCAGACTCTACGAGCTGTCCTGGAGGATGTGCCTGGTCAACTTTGAAACAGTGCACGAGAGCGAGGATTTCAACAACCTCTCCAAGGACATCCTGCTGGACCTGATCTCCAGTGACGAGCTGGAGATAGAGGATGAGGAGAAGGTCTTCAGGGCCATCATTCAGTGGGTGAAGTATGACTTGGACAAACGGAAGGTGCATCTCCCAGAGCTGCTGAGGAATGTGCGTCTGGCCTTGTTGCCTTCCAAGTGCCTCAAGGAAGCCATGGCGTGCGAGGACCTGATCATGGCAGATGAGAGGAACAAGCTCATCATGGACGAGGCCATGCACTGCAAGAAGAAGATCCTCCAGAATGACGGGGTGGTCACCAGCCCCTGTGCCAGGCCCCGCAAAGCCGGGCACACCTTGCTGATCCTGGGCGGGCAGACCTTTATGTGTGATAAGATCTACCAGGTGGATCAAAAGGCAAAAGAGATCATCCCCAAAGCAGACCTGCCAAGCCCAAGGAAAGAGTTTAGTGCCTGTGCCATTGGCTGCAAAGTCTATGTCACCGGCGGGCGGGGCTCAGAGAATGGGGTCTCCAAAGACGTCTGGGTGTATGACACCGTTCATGAGGAATGGTCCAAAGCTGCTCCCATGCTGATAGCTAGGTTTGGGCATGGCTCAGCTGAACTGGAGAACTGCCTCTACGTGGTTGGTGGGCACACGGCGGTGGCTGGTGTCTTTCCGGCATCTCCCTCTGTTTCCTTGAAGCAGGTAGAGAAGTATGACCCTGCCTCCAACAAATGGACCATGGTGGCCCCTCTAAGGGATGGAGTCAGCAACGCTGCAGTGGTCAGTGCTCGGCTGAAGCTTTTTGTCTTTGGCGGGACCAGCATCCACCGGGACATGGTGTCCAAAGTCCAGTGCTATGATCCTGTCGTGAACCGGTGGGCGATCAAAGCAGAGTGCCCCCAACCTTGGCGCTACACTGCCGCCGCTGTTCTAGGCAGCCAGATTTTCATCATGGGCGGGGACACTGAATTCACAGCTGCGTCCGCCTACCGCTTCGACTGTGAAACGGACCAGTGGACGCGGATCGGGGACATGACTGCCAAGCGCATGTCATGCCACGCCTTGGCCTCGGGGAATAAGCTTTACGTGGTGGGGGGTTACTTTGGGACGCAGAGGTGTAAAACGCTGGATTGTTATGACCCTACCTCGGACACGTGGAACTGTATAACAACAGTGCCGTACTCACTCATCCCCACGGCTTTCGTCAGCACATGGAAGCACTTGCCAGCTTGA